AAGGTTTTTGTAATCCATtgaagaatttccttttttccgTCTACCCCAACCCCATGCTCTTTGATCTCATCTTGATGACCATTCAACTCTCTGGAGGAGGTGGAACTGCAACAGAGCAGAGGATTCatcctttttctatttaataaaacaaataagtCCTGTGcaactttatatttttctgtagctttgtACCTCTACCTCATTGTTAGCCTTTACATATAGAGTGCTCTCTGGCCTTCAAGTGTGTTTTAAACCTAGTTTATCAGCCACTTCAAGatggtaaatatttatttcaagtgAAATGCTTTGAGAATTGAATAACAGGAGAACTGATGATTATAATATGCCTATGTCACTTGTGAGTTTCAAGATGATAAAGAATACTTGACTTAGAGATGAAGGGTATTTAAGAATTGGAGGTGGGGAGCTCAGGATAGGAGGATTTTTTGGGGTGgaatgctttcattttagatTGCCTAGTGTCAGGAGCTACCAGTTAAGGAAATGTTAaactaaggatttttttctttttaaatagtagTAATAAACTCTTAACTATAGCTGGAAAACACTTCATTTCAACATGACAGCTACTTTGGGAACACTAAGGCAGGAGCTAGTGGAGCTACCAAACCGTTTTTGCATCAGAAGTGAATAATCTGGATGTAATTCCATAGACAGCGGGAAAGGGAGGAATGCCTTTCTGACAGCAACAGTTATATTGGGCTTGAACTCTCTTGAAGCGTTGCCATCAGTCACACTGCAGCTGTTGGTAAACCTTTACTGTAAACTGAGTCAGTGGGGAGAATTGCTGCTGTGACTAGTCTGCAGTGTGGCTTTTTAGGTCTGCCTGCCCACAGAGGGTACAAGGAACTGCAGTGCAGAACCAGGAACCAGCAGCAAGGAGTGAGGAATCCAGGGTGGGAACTTCTTAAACCAGCTttgagagcagagctgggttgGGGAACTACACCATCTGCGTCAAGAGAAAGCCATCTATGCTAACCTGCTCAGAATTACAAAGGGTGTGGATTTGTAATCCACTTAAACTGATATGAGTACTGGCTTACATCAAAAAGGGCAGTACTGCCTGCCTCCGTCAACATCTTCCCAAGTTCTTCTATATGGCAATACTAGCACTTAGGTGAACGTGCCTTGAGCTGCATGCGGGAGCTGCTTTGGCTAAAaactcctcctttcttctcctgcagcagatgAGATTTCAACCAGATGAGATAACCAATCTTTTACGTGGCACATGGGCTTGGGTTAtaggttggggggtttttttggtctcatTTCacaattgttttcctttggccCAAGAGAACTAATGGACAAGTTTTTAAGCCTCTCCATCTTGTAACTTAGGAGTTTATGGTCCCCGGCTGTTTGCTCATCTGGTCTGCTGGCTTTGTAGGAGGAAATGTGTGACTGTACTTCAGTGCAGTCTGTCTGATGTAGCATAACCTTGCCTTCACAAGCTGCATGAGTTAAGGTGCTAGACTTTGAACTGACATGTACCTATACCTAAATCTGCGTAGTCTTGCACTCGCCCAATTTTTGAAAGCCAATGATAAAACTGAACTATATGGTATTAAATTGGTATGTATGAATGTACCAGCCAACAAAGCTAAGAAGAAGGTAATAAAGATGGACCTATTTCAGCTCATAGAGCTGAACAACAGAATACAGTGAGCTCATTAAATGCCTGTctctggagaagaagaaaaggtttttaTTATTCTACAAAAGATGCTAACTTTTCAAAGCTGGAAGAAAGCTGTGACCAAAACCTGTtggaaggtgaaaaaaaaatttgcgtgatgggaaaaaaagggaattatttAAGGCATTCTAATGAGTCATCAAAAGCACAACTGCAAAAAGAGACTATATAAGGCATTTGACTTAATATTGTGTCATAGCcgaatttttaaaagattagtCCTCTGCAGTGTCAACAAAGCatgtattaaaaacatttagaatCTCAGAATAAATGTCAGAAAGAAGTCAGCATGAGAGGGATCTATTTCTATAGAAATAATGCAGAGATCTTTTTATACAGCATTGGGCTGCATAGTATTTTTTATGAGCAGCCTGCAAATAAGTGTAAAATTGTTGTGCTACAAATTTGCAGGTGATGGAGATTGGTGAGGAAGTATattgaggaagaaggagaaatctCAACTGATTTATCGATTGACAGCTTGACCACattcaaataaaatgtgttcTATTTCTGAGGTATTGCCTTGGTTTTTATcctaaaaaatataaatccagTTTATTTGCTGGAGAAGGATAGCttggaaaactattttctttttctgaggaaTAGAGTCTTACTGAACTAGCACTGTAACATAAGCACCGGCATTGGCTGTGCTGGCAAAATTCATTGATGAAATGAATAGATGTGTATCATCCTAAAAACCAGAATGGTGATGCCCACTCTGAACCAAGAAATGGCAGTGATAACAAATTTCTACTTTTTCCAATATAGTTTATTCTGCTTGGAGAACTCAGTTTTGTTATACCAGCACAAGAACTCTTAAATGGTTTGTAATGTAATGCTACCCtgtaaatacaggaaaattCCTGTTTTAAGATGGTGAggataaaagcagaaatatgatCATGTTTATAAACAAGGCAGCAAGGATGGGAAGAAAGAAGTGATTTTTATCTTTGAGTATGCTGTTAGCGAGAATGATATTGAAATGTTGTCACTAATTCTGATCTGCTCTGAAAAGGATGTTGGAAAATTGGAGAGTGTTCAAAGGCGAGGGAGAGATATGTATTTGAAGGCTTAAAATTACTCCTCCACCATCACCACATGAGGAATTCCCCCTGTTCACTTTGATCAAAACCAATGACTAAGAAACAACTTGGTTAGTACCTTAACAGGGATGAAGGTTACTGGTTGATAAAGGGCCTTTGTAATATCACAGACtgatacagaacaaaataataacGGGAGACTGGTCCCAGTTGCTCAAATTAGACAGCAGCCCCAAATTAGATAACTTCAGCAGCTCCTTCTTGCTGTGCTAGTACAACTGTTTGAGGGATACAATGaactgtgaatattttttttcttgtttttcaaaccattttggctttcctttatttcttatAAGCTAAAATGAAAACTCTTAAATATGTGAAAAGCTTCATTCATTTCAATATAATACACATGTACTTTAATGGTTTAAAGTTGAAGTTATTCCCTGGTTAATATGATTTACTCCAGCTTGATCCATTTGAAAGGGTACTATGTAGGGAAAGGTGGCAAGatttaaagattaaattaaaaattaattcaggaacttgttttttgtttgtttgagaaTCTaggtttttgggggggagggaggaagaggagggtgctGGAGAAATGGAAGATACCTGGAGAGAAAGACACTGTGTGCAGCCTGTCCCTGTCTGTGCTTAGACTTAATGATAATTAACACTTCTTCAGGTGGACTGATCACAGCTGGTGTACTATTTATCTTTGATTTACGTGGGAAAAAGGGAGATGAAAATATAtccttttgtgatttttcttacatttccctttcaaagatgattgataaaggaattaattcattgccccccccctttttttttaattaaatatttctccCCAGCTAGTGTATAGCTGAAGCTTTCCAAGCCTTCCTTGTCATTCATTAATATCTGTATTACGGAGCATAGTCACATTTCCTTACTTACCCCTGAGCAATTGTTTCAAGAATCCAAGCTGCTTCAAGTAGCAGTATCTTGGAGTATTTAGCCAATATTATTCTGGAAAGATGTATCAAGTGGAACTCTGCAGGGCTATCTTCCATCTCTGTCACTACACAATATTTTCATGAATGATTTGAATGTATGCTTATTACATCTGCAGATGATGCTAAACCTGTATGCTGTAGAGGGCAAGATTAAAATTCAAAGTGATTCTGACCATTTGAAGTGTTTGAAATTAATAGAATGCAATGCAGTGAGTATGGAGGCTTTGCTACAGGGGCATAGTCAAGAACAAGATGTAGAATAACTGGCTAGACAACAGTTCTTCACTAAAGGAGATAGGTTTTTAGTGGACCACAAACTAAACATAAGCCAACAATGTTGtgatgctgaaagaaaaatgcagacgCTCTATTAAGAGAGAAATTGAGATCTCAGCTTGACAATTATGTTTGCTTTTGGgcatatttaaagaaagatttgaGCTGAGGGGACGAAGACCAGCAAAGGAGATTGGGGCAAAGTTATCTAAGCTCCAGAAACCTGTGTTGAAAGACTGAAATGTTTGTGGTGTTtaatctgaagaagaaaaggctgaaagGAGATGTAGAATGCATAAATAATTAACTGTATTCATCAGGGCCCAGATTGGAGCAGGGGAGACTTTAGGTGCATCTCCTCTGATGACTAGCCTCTGTGAAGTAAATTAATGTGTGCAGTCTGAACCTGTAGGGAGTTTTAAGAGGAGGGTGGGCAAACATCTTCCAGGACTAGCAGAAGGCACCTGGATCTTTGCAGATGGATGGAGAAATGAATGACCTGCATCACAGGGTCCTCTCTTGACCTGTGTTTTTGTAGCTGTGGGAAGGATtggggatttctttttcttcattttctaaaaagcGTACGTGGCAATGGGATAAAAATAGGTTAGATTTGATCTAGGAAAGTAGGTTGAGTGCAGTTTGAGAAAATTAGTTGAACTGAAGTGTGATTAGGCTGATTGTTTTTATAAGGTAATTAAATCTGTAGCTTTAATCAGAAAGGTGTGAATTCTTTGATGGAAGGAGAAACAAAGGGGCCTTCTAATCTGATCAGAGAAGTTAACTTTAATACAGATGAATTCAAAGGCTGGGCCTCTTATGAACAAGGTAAATTTAGATGAACAGCCTGGAGGAAGAAGTGTTACCACCTGATTTGGTTAAAGCTACTTAGAAGGTGTTGGCTCTATAAGCAGAGGCTCCCTGGTGGCCTGGTCAAGAAGTGGACAGACTTGTGGCCTCTCATCTTCAGAGGCTGCCAGTTGATATGGACTCATAAGTCCACAGGAACATGAGAGGTAAGCTCTGTGGTGCatcatctgctgcttttcttgtaCCTGAAGACTTGGTTATACTATGAGTTTGTTTTACCTGCATTCAGGAATTGTGACTGCACAAGTTCAAGCCTCTGTTacaaaaaacaataaaaacgCCGTTTTCACTGATGTTGTTTCAGGCATAGTGAAAATATCAGCATTGACGAGGATGTTCTCAACAGTTTGTTCATGTTGCTGAAAGCTACCAGTAGCTAAAACCTAAAATTAACCCCTGAAGCCTAATTTTTCTATGCTTGCAGATATTTCGTTGTGTAGAAAAGTTGCAGCAGCTTATTGTGCAGTTTGTATCTGTCTCTTGCTGTGTTACTGTGTTCTCATTTGGATCTTTAAATAATGTACAGACTGTTTTCTCCTAGTGTCTTGTGCCACAAGATAATTCAATGTTATTTCAAGCAATGCTTTGGAAATGGGTTTCTCTAAAGTTCATGTGCTTCTGGCCAAGGATGTGTAAGGCAGAGCCCTTGCAAGGGATTGTCCTGTAGGAAGGCTTCCTAGAGCGCACACTTGCTTCTGGTCCTGCTCTATGGAAACAGGATTTTCTTTCTATCATTTCTTTGCTTAGGACACTGTTTAAGGATCTAGGTCTCTTGGAGTTTGTGCATAAATTTTGCACCTTGACCCTTATTTGTCTCTGGCTCTGTAATCTTAGCTGTTAAGATATTTGGCGATAGTCTGTCCTTTTAAAACTGACTGTGGAATCAACTGAGGCATCCATGGAAAACTGCGCTGTGTGGAAGGTGATGACTGCTCAGTGGACAGAAGTTTCACAAGGCAAATTGAGAAGTGCCTCTGAAAATATTAGTGTCTGTTACCAAGCAAAACACTTACATGAGAGTGTGAAGTGATAGGAATGAAAATGAGTAAGTGTTACAGCCAGactaaaactttaatttttcactGGGCTGAAGTTTCTCTGGCTTGGCTCATGCTTGGATCTTGTTAGGAGAGGGATATCTCTtcaactggaagaaaaatgctttcatgttgtttttctcttaaattaagGTCTTCCACTGTAGGCTGGCAGTCTGGGACTGTGGACTTTTGGTTATACATTTGGTTTTCTGATGATTTCTCATTCAGCTTTCCAGTTTGGCTATACATTCACTTAGCTACTGAGTTGAAATTAGTCATAAAAGACTCTTTTAGCAGCAACATCAGAAAAAGATCTCATGTTAAGACAAGGTGAACTTTACTGTGTGGCCTGGTATCGAGATTGGAGTGCGTTCTGTTCCTTCTCTTAGCTTTTGTGTACCAGTGATTTCATTAAATCTTGCTGAGTGTAGGGAGTGTGTAAGGTTCTTGTGGAAAATTATGTGGACTAATTTTTTAGTTTTGCAGGAGTTGAGCTGGAGGCTTAATCTCGTTAAGCCTTTCTTCATTTGCCaaagttgaattttttttcttactaaaagaactactttaaaaaaacaaaacaccatgtTACATTAATATAGATTCTTCCTTATTTAATTGTAAATGAAATATGAGTAACAACAGTATTTTAGGCtatgtgaatattttcagattCATTATATATTTCAGCTGTTCAAAGTAGCTTAAAATCTGTACTCCTTTGGGCAGTAGTTGATACAGAAAATAGGTATGCAGAAACAAAGTACAGTTGCTCTGAAGCCCATGTTATGCTGTACATGGAAAGCCTGTCCATTGAGGAGAGAACCcttatttcttatttacaaGGTGtaatttgcagatttttcaaTAGAGTGGCTAGTGAAATCTGCAGCAATGGTAGcctttgttttcagcagagcaAATGATGTTTGCAGTAAGCACTTATTTGTGAAAGTTCTTCTCTTCCAATGTAAAGTCTCTTGCACTGGCCAAATGGAAGGCAAGGCCTTCACAAATACAGGGACTGCTGTATAGAGAGGGATTATAATTCCTGGCACCGGAGTCTCTTGCAGCATCCGCTGATGTAGTGTGGTTTTACACTGCCCCTTACTGGGGCTCTCTCATAGTGCAAGAACTAAAGGAGATCTGGATGCCTAAAAATTTGCTCTATTTAGGGTTTTTGCAttctgcccccccaccccaatatgagctaaataaaataacatgctCTTCTTGTGTGTCAAAATGGATTGTTTATTTCCAAAGTTATTTTAGACTTCATTTTAGTATTTCTTGATGttcagatggatttttttgtgtccTTCAGGCTTCTTTGAAATCTCCTTGTCGAGTTTGGTGATAATGGTCTTTGATATACATCCAAACTGATGGAAGCCATGAAAGCTTTGAATGAACCAGgatttgtctttcatttttaaactagCGACCAACAGGTGTGACTTTGGACCACATTGACACTACATTGCCTTTCATTCCAGATTAAAAGATCTGAAAGAATGAGGAATTTGAATCAGGGGCAATTCTGCCTGGTATTCCTCAGGAGTGAGACAGAGCTGAGTTCACAAGATAAACATAAAACCTCACCATTTGGCTTTGTTTGCTAAGAATAGTCTTCTCTTTAGAGTTGAGGATATTCTGTTCAGCTAAATGGGTTGCTTGGGTAGAATGATAATCGGGGCAgtgaatttttcagtttaaaactgaaaagtaaCTGAATTGACTAATCAGCTCTGTTGCCATGGGGTGTGGCACAAGTAGAGATCTTATTTAGGATTTACTTTTGTATCATACAGTACTGACATGGACTTAAGTTGGTGGAGTTTTGGTATGCAATGTGAATCTCCTAGTATTCTGTAGATCCTAATGAATTACCATTTTCTTGTGTAGAAGGGAGCTTTGAAGTGCTTTTAACTGATTGATGcaatcaaatatattttcaaaattgagCTTAAAAGTATAAAATGTCCTCATAACTTATAGAACATTGAGCTTACTCTGTATGACAGCTTTCATCTGTTTATATTTGTTGTACTTTTGGGGGGAGGGCTTTTTCAACGATATCAGAGGTGCAGTAGAAAACTGGTGGAAatcaaaaaatcaaaacattaaCCTGGCCAGATTCCCAGCTCCCCTTGTGATGCGCAGTTAAGTACCTCACTGTAGGAACTAGTTACTCAGGCTAAAGGATTTGTAAAAATGCTTAAATACTTTGTGACAATCTGGCTGTATAGCCATACAGTACAAAGTTTTAAAACCTGTGATTCTTCTGGGCTTAATTTGATGAAGGAAAATATCTGCTGGGGCATGGATAAAAGGCAGCAAAAGTAGCCCCTGTTACAGACAGCTTCCATTTGCTTATTGCATACAACAGTCCTTCTGTGCAAAAACTGCAAGCTCCTTTATGGAGTGAGGATGGTGAACGGAGTGTGAGGGATTTGGGGCTGAGTATTCTGGTGAAGAGGAGTGACCTGTGATGCTCTGGTGGCCCATGGGCTGAATAGGGGAAAGTACAAAGATGTccaggagaaaaatgcattcttaTTCTGAGATTGCTCAAGAGTCAGTAACTGGTACTGTGAGGAAGAAATACACCATTAAAGCATTAATGAAGAGTGTTTTTCCATAACTTGTCGACCCAAAGCAGTCCACGTGGGCTAACAAGCTATTATCAGGCTTTTCAGAGACCACATTCTAAGAGGAAGCCCTGGTCTGCAAACACTGTTTCATTCGGTTGCACAGAACAACTATGAGTCACCGTGGCCTCATGGCCTACATAATTAATGAGCTCCAGTCTATAACTAATTGCTATGAAGAATTCCTATAGTCTAAAGGTTGTATTCATAAGAATCAGTCTCTTCTAAAACACCTTCATTTGGATGCTTCTAACTAATTGTAAAGACCTGGACTAGCACTTTCAAGTACCTAAAACTATCCTTTTAAATGGGCACATTTGTCAGAAGTATTATTGGTGACAGTTTGTGAGAGTTCCAGCACTAAATGGGAGTATCTGAAGTTCTCTAATCCAAAGTGGTCTACTTCCATTTCCAAAAAGGTTTCCTGAATGGCTCTGTCAATTTTCCTGGGTCCACCAAAAGCTTCATGTTATTGAATGTTATAAATGTGTTCCTGCATGTGTTCTCAAAGGCCGGCATTTGGAATGCCAGAATAAGGAGAAGAAAGATTGGGATAGTGATGTTTATCAAATGGATTGTGCTCAGCAACCGTGTCTAAGAAACTCAGACTTCAAAAAAAAGCTATGAAGTCAGAGAAAGGTTAGCTAGCCCTTGTTAATCTAAACTCTTTTATCTTGCCTAATGAAGGGAAGCAACATCATAAAGCTAatctgcaggctggagctgtcAGTACCgttactaattttttttggtaaaaacaAGACTGAATGaaccatgaaaaataaattaatgataaCCTGATATTTGTATCCCATGCAGGTTTCTTTCAAGTTCTGGAAGTAGCAGGGCATTTGGTTGCTAACTGACCTGAAACTTGTGCTCCACCTTGGAAAGATCTGCAGTGGGAGACATTAACCTTCACATACCCCACAGTTCTCTGCATCAGAAGAAAGGGACTTCATGTGCAAGAGTGGTTCAAGATGATGATGTAACATTGATAACGCTGAAGGTCTCCTGAGAATAACTGACTTTGTAAGaggcttctccctcccccctcccttttttttttaaaaattacttcctgTCTCAGAAACTACAAGCAAGATGCCAGCCAAGACACCCATCTACCTGAAAGCTGCTAAcaataagaaagggaagaaattcAAACTAAGGGATATCTTGTCTCCTGATATGATCAGTCCACCACTTGGAGATTTTCGTCACACCATACACATTGGAAAAGAGGGACAACATGATGTTTTTGGAGACATCTCCTTTTTGCAGGGCAACTATGAGCTATTGCCTGGAAATGAAGGAGAAACCAGAGTTAGCCAGTCTGGTGGCCACAATGAATTCTTAAGGGCAAACAGCACTTCTGAATCCATGTTTACAGAAACTCCATCACCAGTGCTCAAAAATGCTATTTCCCTTCCTGCCATCGGGGGTTCTCAAGCCCTTACATTGCCCTTATTGTCACCAGTGACATTTAATTCAAAGCAAGAATCCATCAGGTCATCGAGAAATCCTAGGCTTAGCTGTGAACCagtaatagaagaaaaattgcaGGAGAAAAGTAAACAGATGGAGGATGGAGAAACATACAAAGATGACATATGGGAGCAAAACGGTGGTTCTTTGCATTTTACTAATGGTAGAGACAGTCACTCATCCAGCTTTTCTGAACGATGCACTGATTGGCAAACAGTTGATTTATTTGATGACAGTCAACTTTCATGTGAACTAACCAAGACAAAGACTAAGTCAGAAGAATCCCTTTCAGACCTTGCAGGCTCTCTTCTCTCATTACAACTTGACTTGGGACCTTCACTTTTGGATGAGGTCCTCAATGTAATGGACAAGAATAAATCTTAGAACTGGTACTCACTTGTTTCTTTATAAGTGATTCacttaaacaaaagcaaacaaaaaaacatagTTCAAAAGTAGAGACACTTAAAAATCAGCTGTATTTGCAGTTGTTTGACgggttttctaaaaatattcttaaaatactatttttttaccTATTGtttttcatgatttttattACACTAAATTCTCATAGCAGGAAGGTaaattttaataactgttttcagcaaaaataaaatgtttttaagtacCAGTATTAATGAtcagaaaattaagaaacagtTTCAGGATGATACTGATTGTGACCTTTGGTTAGTTCACTTCTATGGGCTTCTGAATATATGAGAATGTCTAAGTGTCAGAAAGGAGACTGATATTAATTATTCACTTATAAATTATTACAACATCACTTTACATGTAGGCCTCTCTCTAGAACCTTGTGTTTGAGGGTTTGATAGTGttattcttcattttccatAGTACCATTTCTGTTATGCCTTCACTGTAACTACTTTTGCAGTCTTATACTACCGCTCTGTATTCGGATGTGAACAGTTTGAAGGCTTTTTCAGCTTGAACACCTGGTCCAGAGTCTCAGCTGCTTTAAATGAGTATGCACAAATTTACACAAGTGGAGGCTTGGGCCTGACATTGTATATGAAATGATATGTTGTAAACAGGTGACACATGCAAGATATTAtggttaaattattttaaaagttgaaatatattttttgtgtgcataTTGGCTTTTTACTGCAGAGCCTACACATACAGTATGTCATCAAAATAGATGCTTGGTATTATTGGTGCTCTTCTGAAAATTGTATATTTGtgtgtttgaaaagaaatatgtattgatactccttgctttttttcttcatttattgcCACACATGCTTAAACTTGCAACcgattattttaatttttgaagaaGGCACTGGTTATTCACAATGCTTGTGATGTGTGCTGCAACAGCCAATGCTTTGGGAAATGTGGATCCTTTAATACAGTACCCTACATGAATTGCATAGATATCTTGTGCAATACAATAAAAACCCTTTAAATTGCTATGTCTTTGTGATTCAGTACATAGCCTCACCAAAACAcgaagttttattttctgctgtaatcAGACTGCAGTAGAGTTCAGAAATATGGGACAAAGGGGCAGATCAATTCTACTGTCTTAATTGAGGTGACTTCTCCAATTGGGTTTACTTCCTGAGGTTTTAAGGGCAAACTTCAAGCAGGCAGGACCCTCTGGGAAATACACTGATTTTAAGTAGTTGGAGACAAGAGAGTAATACTTTGGTCCCAGTGAAGTTGAGGGCAAAGTTCCAGCAGCTTTCACCGAAGTCTTTAGGTAAAATCCTGACACAGTTTGTAGACTGTTCTTCATTAGATAACCACATTTATCTGTATCTTCCTATCAGAACATGCAAGTCATGGGtgatttaatatatatatttatcctTAAAATTTCTAGGGAGTCAATGCTGACTAATTCCATTCTTTCAGTGTATTTTAGGAACACAGTCATTACCACTGATTCCAGTTAAGTACTTACATTATTGGGCATTAATGAGACATGCAGCTACAGTTTCCCATATTATTCCTGTAAATGAGGAACTGAGATGCAGAATGGCCAagaactgtatttattttttaagataatgCTTAATTGCCTTCAACTTCATATTCTGTGTGTATAAGCCTGGATCAAATTTCCAGTGCATTCATGATCCAAGAAGAATGGTGGTTCTGTGACTATAgtgctttttgtattttagaaagCAAGTTCAAGGTTCTTCTTGGCCACATGTTTCTTATGGGACCTGGAGATTTAGAACCAAATGAGAATTTAGGCCAAAACTTTCACTGGAAAAATCTGTCAGTCATTAGCATAAGGGAAGTTTGGGTGAAATGGGGAATTAGACCTTTTCTGTGCAGACCAGTTTCAAATACCATGATTATAACATTAAAAGTATTTGCTGAATGAAAAGTCATTATCTTGCAGGACTTCTCAGGTAAGTATTGCctagaaagcagaaacagattCTTACAGCAGCTATTGCAGTagtgttatttttgctttgttgtgtTTTATACTTGATTTCCTGGCTTAGTCTGCTGAAAAATGTCTCACTGTTGCAGGAGGTTTTGGTCTGTAATATCCTTCCTATGTGATTGCTCCTCTCAATTTATAAATCCTTAGGTCTTCGGATGAGGGTGGGTGGTCTGAACTACAATAATAACCATTGCTCCAGGCAAAAAGAACTACTGTGTTGTGGAGGAGAACCTTTGCTCAAGTCAAGAACAGGACTTTTACACTAGCAAAgcagatttcttctttctttaaagctcTCTTGTTTCTTCCCTCAGAAGCTGGATCCCTGAATTGTTCGGATCTGCTCAGTCTTACATGTGAAGACCTAGAAGATGCAAACTTGAAATGTTCTCAGCTTCTGTTCTGACGTGGTCTTCTGTGAAACACTGCTTTGTGTAATCTGATCTGGCATCTCAGCTGTCACAATATAGCTTGTCAGACAAAACCCTTGAATTTCTGGTTTTTGAGAAGTTCTACCTTCCTTTTCTTAACGGAATTTAGACTTCCCAAGGCAACTTTACACGGCAACTTCCTGAAAACCAAGATACTGCTGCAAGCTGACCTTCTGGCTGGAACAGAGGACTGGAAGGTGTTGCCTTGGATATTGCATC
The DNA window shown above is from Grus americana isolate bGruAme1 chromosome 3, bGruAme1.mat, whole genome shotgun sequence and carries:
- the CDC42EP3 gene encoding cdc42 effector protein 3, whose product is MPAKTPIYLKAANNKKGKKFKLRDILSPDMISPPLGDFRHTIHIGKEGQHDVFGDISFLQGNYELLPGNEGETRVSQSGGHNEFLRANSTSESMFTETPSPVLKNAISLPAIGGSQALTLPLLSPVTFNSKQESIRSSRNPRLSCEPVIEEKLQEKSKQMEDGETYKDDIWEQNGGSLHFTNGRDSHSSSFSERCTDWQTVDLFDDSQLSCELTKTKTKSEESLSDLAGSLLSLQLDLGPSLLDEVLNVMDKNKS